AAACCGACTTCAATATTTAATAGACTTTAAATAGACTCTTAAGCAACTAGTTCGCAATATTTGGCTATGACACCAGAGTGTTTTAGACTAGATGTCCTTATTTTAACTGATTGAACTCGTCAAAAGAATCACACAAGAGAAGCTTCATGATTTCTTGAAGTCCTCAATGACAACATGCGCAGCATTGCGTCCTGGGGCGCCCATTACTCCACCACCGGGATGTGTCCCGCTGCCACACAAGTATAGGCCTTCAATTGGAGTCCGATAATTTGACCTGCAATTCAATGTTAAGATAATTGcaaaaatcatcattttatgGACTCTTGAGTCCTTCAAGGACTTATGCATTCAGAACCATTACCATCCTTTCACTGGCCGCATTAAAAACAGAGAATCTAATCCCATGGATCCGTGGAATATATTGCCTCCTGTCAACATATAATACAACACATCAGTATTTGCTATATCAGTATGCCAGGGACTATATAAAGCATGCTCCAGCCTATAGTCGTTCGTTCTCATAACTAAAACAATCCACAAATTTCTTACACTGGACTCAGATAAACCAAACATCAGGTTTCGTTTTATCTTCCAGGACTGTAGTATGCTGATACTTATAACCTACTGTGGGTGAAACACTGATGCTTCAACAAGAAACAAGTCAGGTAAGTTGATCATAAAACGTTAGTTTACAGGAAGATTAAGCTATGAACATGATTTAAATCCTGTGTGGTGCATAAACTATATGGTACAGTTGTTGAACTACAATAAAGTTCGCCAATGTTGTGGCAACTTAAGGACAACAATAAAGTGTTCGGATCCCTATCCTTTAATTTatcaaaccaaaaaaagaaaaactaatgaaGGACATTCCATATAGCAATGGTTCTTTCTCCAGGGAGGAGTAGAAAAGGTACAACTGATCAAGAGGATAGCAGTGGCGCACCTGTCAAACCAATTTCTCTTTCGAGGTCTGGAGGAGTCAACATATCATACCCAATAATTGATGAGCTAAATCCAGGAGCATATTCATCTATCATGCTAAAGCATCTCTGAGCGAATGATTCCTATAGCAATAAATCTTTATTAATCACAAACATGAAATATGTGATGCATAAACATGCTACAGGTTGGATCAAGAAGTTTGTGAATAAATCTGAAAGGTATCGAAGTTATAAGTGAACAACTCCTACTCCTGctaggaaaaaggaaaagaaatagaTGACTTGAAAAAGTGGGTAAAAGAATGTAACTCAGAGATACTTAACTCTATATACAGGATTTTCCCAGCTGCCATCAGAGGGTTTATAAGGTGTGTACTGGATGAATAAACCAATCACATGCTTTCCTAGGTAAAACAATAATGAATATGTGTAAGTTCTAGTATTGATTGAAAACCACAAGAAATAACATCTGTCTTGTTCTGTTGaatgagaataaaataatactatGTGTTTATTTTACTTCGTCATGTTTGCACATTTAGAATTCCCTCCCCCATGCTGAGAAATAGCCTAAAATACCTACATGATTTTGGAATCCAGTATTCTAACCCCTCAAACAGTGTAAACTCATTTCCCTCCAAAAGCTTGTGCACGTTGTTCTAAACATAAGACTATCTTTGTTAACTTAGCTAAAGTCATCATcacaaaaaagatttttaattattttttctttacataACTTCAGTCTTGTATAGAGATTTCAGTCTTAATTTCACTTATTTCATGTTGAATTGGTTTAAGATTTCTTATCTAGGATTAATCTGAGATGACGTAAATAATAATTTGACTCcagatgaaaggaaaaatatggaCGAAAAAATGGAAATCAACTTGTTCAGAATATAGGAAAGAGGCAAAACATATAAACATAGCAACTGAATTACAAGAACCTAAGATGAAGGAGCAAACTCCacaaagtttcaagttaaaaatatgttaagtaagaaaaaaatattgaagataGTTAATAACTGTGTCAAATTCAAAAGGTGAATAACGTAGAAACGTTAATCTAATCATAATGGAAAAACATATAATAGTATGTACATAATATGCCAAGGCaccaaattattatttttagatcgACAAcattacataaattttaatcaattactTCAAagaaattttaaggaaaatgttCTAGGTGTATATAGGGCAAAAGACACAAAGCATAAAGTGTGCATAGCACATAGACAAATATCTCAAAGGTATAAAGCGTGTGGGGGGCAAATGCTCCCGCTATGGAGGAGTAAACCCTTTTTGAATTTAGCCTCGCGTGAACATTCAGGGGGTTAAGAGGTTGACAAACCTCTAGACGAGTCACAACTTCACtttcaaaatgttgaaattcacaatttcaaattcaaaaacttAATACCACCATAGAGATTGTCATGACCTGGGCTTCcaataagtagttataactaCCGGGTAGAAGCAACGGTCCAGATTAGATGTAGATTAATGAGATTAAAGGGTGGAGATGCAGCCACGTCATCACTACCAAACCAGCACAAGTCACGTTGATTTAACCAACTCTGCAGAGGAAAGAAGAGGGAACGGAAATTTGGTATCTTTCTCTCTTATTCTCTTTTCTCTCAGATCtctcctttcttcttcttctttcctaATCCCACTCATTCTTCTTCTGCAGATTAAGGACTCATCTATGGAAACTTTCAAACTTTAGCTTCATTTTCCATTTGTTTCAAGTTGTAATTCCTTACGTTTAGTTGATTAATAGAAAATAGTCCAAAAACTTCTACTGTTCTATTAAATTTCTATTCGATAATTGTTGAATTGAGGTCAAGTTCTGACAGAAATTCAAAAAGCAGTTTATTATTAAACAGATAATTGCATAAACACGTTAGGAAGCAAACTTGAGTACCAGATGGACATATTGTCTTGTCAAAGACAGTGGGAATTGTCATCTCAATTATGGGCCGTTGAGATGGTAAGCCATTTTCAGCATCCTGTGCAGCACTGTGCATCTCTTCTATGCTACAAGCACCAGAATTATATAGTTGTCTATGGATTAAAATCATAATTGAAATAACAGGAAATGCAAGAATGATGACACCTATAATAATTTGTTCAATGTCAGTATTAGAAAGATAGATTGTGGGCAAACCTTCTTGTTATGTGTTAAAAAAACTCAAAGATCATTACTATCAGATTTGACTGATTTTTTTTACCCCTCCCTAGGAGTTCTGCATTTTTCTCCCAGAGGAactcaaacccacaacctcaggGTTAGGGTTGGAGTTGGAGGGTGTTTACCATACGAGCATCCCTCTCTTGTCATTTCAACAGTTTGGAATAAGAGATTCTTGCCTATTTGACATGGAAGTAAGCTTTTAACTTTTGCTCATCCAATGAGCAACAAACTAAACTGATTTGAGCACAATCAATCAACTAAGcctcaatacaatatcaatctTCTAAAATCCATTCCACTCAATTCTGCCATTCTCTATTCACCAGTAAACAACTTgtcttttaagtcaaaaaagaCCTACATACAGGATAAATGAATCATTTGTATATCCTCGTAGCGTCATGTTATCTACAAATTTTCAGAAACATTGTGTTCATGGACTTATGACAGGCTAGGAGACTAACTCATATTCTTGTTTATTTGTACTTGGGTTACGTAAATGAATCAACCCATGCAGATCAGAAGAAAAATGAATCTGAAATGGATAACTCTACGTGAATACCTCTCTGGCCCTATGTGAATGGTACCACCATGCTGTGGACCAGCATCTGGATGACTTAAATTGCAGCATTGGAACTGTGGCAATCTGTCAACAgccaaattgatttttgtagtaGCCTATTTCAGCAAACAATGAACCTTTAAAATTTCAGGTACAGAAGATTAACAACCAAACATGAAATGTTTAGCCTGAACTGCAGCACTGAAAATTATGGTAATATGTTGATGGTCAATTTGATTTATGGTAGTAATATTAAAACCAAACGTATCCAATATAATGACCACAACAAGAGATGAGATTTCATCACATAATGTTTAGGGCCTACATTATTAATCAATAGTAAACCTTTGTAGACCAAGAAGAATGTTACAAATGAAATCAACCTAAGCCATTCACGGTTGAGCCATTTATACGCAACAGAAGTAAAGAAACTCGGACATAAACCTTATGAGGAAATTGAGTTTTAAGTAAGTAAGTTCTACAAAATGTACATGACCATCAGGAATCTCTCTATGAATGCTTCGCTTAAGGTTATATCAAACTGTAAAGATCATATATTCCTGTTATGGCCTAAAAGAAATGCAAAGTCTTATTTGGTCCATCAAAATCATAAAAGGGAGGCTTTGAAAGCTAAGGTGGTGTCAGTTTAGAGTGCGCGCCAAAGCTGAATGTTTATGATGTGCCAGTACAAAAAGCTGTATTGCTGTAGTAGGACTAACTACTAAAAAGAACATTTAAGACTGGTCCTTGCAGAgtcaaaaattataagaaacCAAAGGTTATTTcccaaaacaaaaacaaaaaagatatgCAAAGGGAATCACATGCCTGTGAATTAAATCTCTGAGCACTATTGAGGATTCATTCCCAAGAACTTGCAAGAGaaagaaatgaataatgaaagaAGAAACGTGAGATGCAGCCCAAACTGCCAACTCTGAGATGCTTCAATCAGGGATCCTTAGATGAAGCAGTTATGAAGCCAATATCaatgaaaagaagaaagaacagCAAAGAAGAATGGTTTGACATCTCATGTTCTGGCACTGGATGAGCACCATCATTTCAACACACGGTATAGCGGCACACTTATCTACATGGTTAGAACCTGTTATCTCTATGTTGAATTCAAATATGTACTTACGAGATTTGTTTGATGAGTAAGGGTATTTAACAAGACAACTGGCATCGGATGAACCAGAACATAACAACTGAATCTTAGAATAATCAAGGATAATAATACTTTATATGAAAGCTTACAGAGCGATAATCAGAGCACTTGATAGCATTCTGAAAATCACGAGGAAGCACATCATCTGGCACAAGATCCTGGGTTGTGGGAGAAACATAGTCAGAGGGCACTGTTAAAATAGGATTCTTTTCTTTGATATTTTGTAATAATGTGCCACTGCTAGCCTAAATTTgttgaaataaaagaagaggAACAACTTTTTACCATGAAAGTTTTGAATGGTGTTGCATTCGATAAAACAACAGAAGAATGCAATATGGTCCCATCAGCCAGCAATACCTAAAAATTCCATCCAATTTAACACATCAAGATCAACTTTGACTTGCTATAAAAGGTAAACTATTGGAAAGACAACTTAGTGAAACTAACCCCATGCACTCTGCCCGTGTCTTCAATCATCAATTTCGAAACCTACgtcaacaaaataatattttacttcaAAAGATGCAACTTCAAACACAATTAAAGAAAGGGACAGAAGTTGTgaaaatataagagaaaaatattagtttgattttcttagtttttaattttaaaacgtGATCACGGAAAGAAAATAGTCATACTGAATATTCActaataaattaacaaaaaggCCAGGGAACGAGGACCGTATTTCGTCCATAAGAAATATAGGTGGATTATTCACacataaccccccccccccaggtgcaaatgaaaataataaaaagataaaacgATAGAACCAAAAAACAACAAGGAAATCAACTTCTCCTCCCCCACCccaaaaaaagatttttacCAAGAAAACATCTAAAGCTCTAGATGTATGTTAGATACTCAAAAGCAAATAACTCTGAGCCGAAATACTCATTCTCTTTACAGTGAAGAGGCAGTGGATGCATAACGGGGCGTAAGCATACTTCGGCATTTGTCAATATGGTTGCACCAGCCTCCTTTGCAGCAGCAGCTATAGCCGATGACACAGTGCCCATTCCCCCTTCAACATACCTACATGTAAATACAGCTGTCAAGCATTTATTTTAGTAAGAGAGGACAACATGATAAAACCACCCAGTCAATTTAAGAAAGGTAACTTTGGATTTGAAACAAAAACGCATCacctaaaatattttgagtgCCTAAGTTAATAAAGATTTCGAAGGTAGAAGCAAATGTGTCCCATCTCTCCAAATAGTCAACCGTAAGGAGCAATAATTCAAATATGTGGGCTCACATAAAGCCTTCGTCTTGGGGATTAAGGAAGATGGATACAAGGGATACCAAACAAAGTGGAGTAAGTGGGCACCGCATAAAGGCAGAGAGAGAACAGTTTACTGCTTTTGCTTAAGCTACGATAAGCAGCTAAATTCATTAGATGTAACTATTTTCTAGTATGACAAAAGCAGAACACAGAAAAGTGTGAAAGTTAGTAAAGGCTCCGATATTTAAAAAGAtcgaaaacaaagaaaatgaaatagaacTCTTTCTTAATTCAGTGtgtatttcattaaataattggAAGATTTAAAGCAAGTACTCCAAAGCAGAATCCTTCagataaaatgaaacaaatgatTTTACAAAAATGCGGAAGTCGTTAAAAATTTGCAATGTTGTATACGTACGACCAAATACCACGATCACCATCAGATTCTCCCATCACGTGATGTAGCAATACATATCCACTTCCAGGCGTATGAACACTTGCCTATGAATTTATAAATTAGTTGACAGATGAACAGCAAaaagagggaggagagaagTAAGTATGAAACAAACTGAAACTGACATGACAAcgaatattaatcaaaatttcattgaattGGCATTTGGATATGACACAAACAAGGTTACATTAAACTGATGAGAATGTGAAGAATGACAAAACCCGGGGAACACTAAAAGAACCTGTTTTTCTTTCCTGCCTGAATAGAGACTCAAAAAACTCTTAATCCTacatgtttttgtaaaaatttcaGAGTGGTCCAAGAGGTACTCAAGCCTGCTACTTCATGCAGATGGAGAACTGCCAGTAAATGTATGGCGGATATATGCATATAACTGAAAAGAAATTTCTAAACCATGGGCCATGTGAAACGTCCAATATTTGCTGCAAAGACATGACTTCTACATGATCCCATAAGTAAGCACATTTTTCACTTAAAACATTCAATCATTTTCACTAAATATATGGTAATGCAGAATAGCAGAACACTTACTTTTCAGCACTGCCGAATCATATATATGTGGGATCCTAGATATACATTACAAGTCTTTATAGATGCAAACAATGTATGCAGCAATTGACTGTTCCTCCATGCATCATTCGACACATTCTGGAACAACCCACATGAAAAAAGCTTACCGTGGTCCCTATCACTGCATCAGTTGCAAGAGTTACTTTCAGAACATCTGCCTGTGATTTTAAGTCAAGCACACACAATTAGTAAGCTAGTGACACCAGAAGGGATGATGATAAAGATGTGAGAATTTTTCGAAACGTCTTTTGAGGAATGTAACAAAATTGTTCAGTCCTTAGAAGCACACTTCATGACAAGAATTACACAGCATAAGAACATGTAGTAGCAGCTTCCAGTACATCAACACGATTAATTACTACATACACCAGAAGAAAGTGATTTCTATCCATTGAAATTCTTGTTCATTTCAAAGATTCTGTTTATGTCGAATTTGGAGAGTTTTACTTCGAAAATGAGACATACCATTTAAGCTTCTCTGCCCCAACCCCCCACAACACAGTTCACCTGATTGAAGAAGACATTTATAATCGATTGTGGAAAGGATAATTGAATATCGGtggtaaagaagaaaaaataacaaaacatcCTCCTCCACTCCAACAAAGACAAATGAGCTACTTCTGATCTAGTTAAGTTGTGACAAGACAAAAGCCAAAATTGATAAACGAAACAATTGGAATGAAAAACCTGGAAATATACAAACCAAGAGAAAACATTATACTACAATGATAATTAGCCTTAAAAATTAGAAGCTTATAGAACTCACTCATCTTAGGTTCCCAACACTATCTAAGGACAAAAGCATATTTGACACAAAATAATGATAGAAAGCATTGATGAGGTCACAATCTTGAACCTTGAGACAATTTCATATATGAAACAGAATTATTTTAAGCAAACTGATAGACCAAGTAAAGcaaaattaatagtaaaaaattaGCAACCTCAAACCAGTTATTCAAAACCTTCGAAGCTGGAGCGAGTAAAAGGTCCATCAAGTCCCTGAAAAGTTCAGTGGAAACAATTAAACATGGACTATGACAGTTGAAGTCGAGACTTCATACTATTTAGGTAGATGTTGCCCTAGTATGTCCAGTTGATAACAATAAGTTTGGTGAAATTATGCAAACAGGACCATCTAGAACATCTTACACTAGGTCCTTTTGTCCCAAGTGGAGTGCTCGACGGAGACAATTAGCCCAAAACGCTGAATTTTGCAATTTGTGCCTCATACGAGTATTGAGATGTGAAGAGCCTTGTAGAGTTTCTGGTGTAGACGAATCCAGAAGTGGGTCCATGAACTCGCAGAACTTGTCTAGTTGACTCTCATACCTATAATTAGGTGGCACTTGGTAACTCAAAAATTTAGAGAATGATAGTAATAGATAAAATGATGAGCGGAAAGAAATATATGACTTCTCATTCAGACATTAGGGTGCTAAGTGAGCTCAATCCTCAAATTCCGCTAAATTATCATCAAGTTCCATGCCTGGAAATTTTTGGCAGGGAAATTACTTTTTCTTCCCTTTAAGTTAGCATGCGAAGCACCCTTGGGTTCTCCATCTTGAGTATGTCAATCTTGAAAGTGTCAAGATCAATGAACACATTAAATTTCAGTATTGAAGAAAGGTGAACCAGATTCCAGTGATATGGAGACGAGCTACATGCCATATCTATTTTCCAATCATAGACATAATCAGAGCTTAACTGAAGCATTCTCAATGATTTATATGAGTTAATCCACCACAAATGGCTGTACACCTATGTATCTCCTTCATCTTATAGTCGAGTTCACCTCAGCACTGTTGCATTTAATCgccttaaaataatcaaatgcTTTTTCGACAAAATAAATTGCTCAAGGTTCAATTCTCGTGTAGAAAAACATGGTTATTTAACCTCTTtgtcttttaaaataaaattgcagCAAACAAAGTTTCCAGAAAATACATTAAGTTGAAGTAACGACcagtataaaaataaatactgaACCTTGAGTAAGCATCAGCATCAgatttagaaaactttgaaatctCAGAATAGTTCTGCTCCTTGTCAGAACCAAGCAGAAGATAGCGTCCGTCAAGACGAGGCGTGAATGATGAAGGACTCCTTTTCAGTAGCTTCAATCCATGTCTCTTCAGCTCCAATTCTCTATTAATCATAACGCATCCtcaataattgaaaaaaaaaaaatcaatactaACAATAAATGATTGCAATAATTAGGTCTCACTTGATAACGCAGGGTCTGAGGAGGCTTTGTAGGTAACTGCAACGAGAAAACTTGAAACCGGGAATGAGTTCTTCAGTGACAGCAGCACCGCCTATGATGTGGCGCCTCTCGAGAACGGCAACAGAGAGACCGGAACGAGCGAGATATGCGGCAGCTGTAAGGCCGTTGTGACCACCGCCGATGATCAGAGCATCCCATTTCTTCTCTTTCGCACTGAAGCTGCTGTTACTGCTAAATTTTCGGAATTGTCTCCacatttttaactttattttttttgcctAATCTCTGATTTAAACACTAGCAACTCTTTGAACAGGGAATAGGGAATCTATCCGAGCTTCAACACTGGTTACTCTGCTTGTTTATTAGAGCTTGCTTGGCCTTTTCCCTCCTTTATCTagtataaaatatcaaaataataaaaagaaatatatatatttctatatatgacTGTACATTATAAATAGTACTCTTATTTGAAACCTTTTAGATTCATTCTATCAAAGAAAATCAACTAATTGAGGGAAAGGAGCACGGAAGGGAAATGAATATTAAGAAAGTGTTATCTAGAGAAAAtgtcataaataattttttaattatatgattaggtttataataattttttaattactcTTTTATtcgatttaatttaaaactgTTTAAAAACTTATCAAATTTAGTcacttaaatatatatttattcattttagtcattaactatatatttatcgattttaattttttaagtatttaaaGACGGGTTTGGTTTCTATCTTTTTGGCTTAAGTTATTTGTAGCCCTTTAAAGTTAtccgcataattcacttagacactttaATTACTTTTATCTAAAACTTGTTCCTATTAAACCTATTCCGATAATtagtaaaaagataaataaaatgtgTGTAATGCAGCTGCTGTGATGTGGCAAAAGACAATGACTAATTAAAAGATAATATGATGCGTAGGGCCCAACAAttatagaagaaaaaagaattttatgttaaaaagaataaataaattttcatctacttttttaaaaaaaataaatgagaaaccCAACCCTACCTCAActccttttcttcttcattttctttctaacaagattttctttttcaaacgataaaattcaattttttttgctaaTTGCTTTTATAATTAGTTTATATTCCTAATACgtgagagaaaattatattcaaaGAGACCGATACTAGAGtgatgaagaaagaaaatttgtCAATCGTCTTTAAATCGATAGTAAATAAAAATCGAAAggacataaattaattttatcgaatcaatttaatattatttttgataattttaatgggttcacattttaatttgaatgataaTATTTGTTCGAATATGACCGAGATGAACGTCGATCCgctaatttttttgttctctctttcttttttttcttcaaattcatttagttgattgaatttttattgtttttaataaatatttaaatgagatataatagaaaaagaaaaaaatagtgtgCAGTCTTCTTGGTGAAGAAGACGACTTGAAAGAAGAGCGGGGTgggatagttttttttttaaaaaataaaaatataaaacaataattaagGTTTTTTCACACGCTCAACTGAAGTGAAAACACTTCTTTTGCTACATCaatattttgtgtttaatagatATACGTTTTGAACTTTTTAGGTGTTGAATAGGTAATAGTCATAGTTGAGATGTCTATGTGAAATATGGGAACAACTTGAAGGGACTGTAGATGacttaagttattttttttatatacaaataaCTTAAGTTTATATAGTAGAATTTACCATGTCTCGagaaattaaatcatttagccATTTTCCAATTGTTTCTACTTTTACTTCATATTATCCTTATAAAAAGAACTTTAACTTCgacatttcaaaataaaattcacgaggaaaaaaatatgtcataattttattcagcaaacaataaaatgaattagTACTAATAATTCGAATATgctaaactttattataaaaagaaaaacattattacccatttaattcaaaatttgtacTCCAATGACTTTATTAAAAggaatttgtttaatttttcagaacttgaaatttataaaatgataagtttgtaactttttttagtagttttttttaaatagattaattttatttttctattcattttGTTTTATGTAGAGAAATTTGAGTAAAAAGtgcaaatcttttatttttcttttgtatgaaaaataagTTTAACAAAATTCGGGTTGATTATGAGTTGTTAACCGTCAAAGAAGGGAACACAACATATTCAAGCCATAGCAATAATTATATGCTTCATTTAATTATCCATTGAATAAAATTAGGACTTATATAATCTTTccttgttgattttattttgaatcttaaggttattgttttttttataagagtattttgaagaaaaaatagcaGAGGTAAATAAACAACTTTAAAAAATGGGTTGAAGATTTAATTTCACGAAGAGTTTCGTCAAAGCTATTTGTATAAAAAGAAATGGACAAAGACCAAACATAATAAGTTTTTGAATACTTGAAGGACTAAATTCGTAAGTGTATATTAAGGGACCAAAGATGATAAggttttttttgaatatttaaaagacTAAAATTGGTAAGTGTATAGTTGAGGGACCAAAACttataaatttctaaatagTTAAATGACAAAATCTAATAAAAGTATAGTTAGAGACCATTTTAAACCTGCTTTTATAGTTAAGAGACTATTTATGACATTATCTCGTATTAACAATGTagaaaatatttacaatttaAGCATTTATGAATTAGGGattaatttttatgataaatattaagtttaaaatttgataaGTACTATAATTAATCGGTTATGCATAGTgcgataatgaaaatatttttgtcaatCAACAATTTAGACTTGAGATTAAATTTAGACCCTTTTAAGTATGTGAAGACAATAACTAGACTTGGGATTAAATTTAGACCCTTTGAACATGCCGAGACGATCAACGAGTAAGCATGTGAGGACAATCAATGAGACCATCCTATTAATGACTAATcaaataaaacattatttatCGAAAATTTTGTTGTGATTACcttcaatgtaaacatcaaatGATGTTTTCCTTCCTTACAGttaaaggaaaatattattcCGAATCCCAAAATCTAATAGTCTCTTCGACTATCATCAATCAGAAGTCACTCTCCGGGGAAAAATAACTAGTGGTTCATAAGTTTACTGACTACTTATAACTATTAGTATtccatttgtttttcttttcttctatttatgatattgaattacTGAGAAACTATGATTAGGTAATgaaataagtttttctttttttgtgtgtgtgtttgaCAAAACCACATATATCCTTGCTTGATAGTATTTAATTTGTGATTTACATACGTATACCATACTTATAAATTATAGTTTGTAGATTTCATATAACGATATGATAAAGTGTAAATTcttggtaaaaaaattattacgtTCCAAAACAGATATAGAATATCAAATCTCTTTAATTATACTAAAATTGCAAAATTTTGATCAGGTAACTCAAGGAATGccattaaaggaaaaaaaaaacaaaagagaactgaaatattaataaaattgatcaaAAGCTACATATGCGTGTGTCATGTCCGATCGAATCTCTAATGATTCTCCTCTGCGGGCAGCCATTGAATGGTCGCAAAACTTTCCCAACCTTTTAAGCTTATGAACTTGCTTTCGAAAATTTTCAACCTTCTGTTACAAACCAACAACaccaatttcaaacaaaaaacaaaaaacaaaatagtaGCCGCTATTTTTG
This window of the Solanum pennellii chromosome 2, SPENNV200 genome carries:
- the LOC107011437 gene encoding pyridine nucleotide-disulfide oxidoreductase domain-containing protein 2 produces the protein MWRQFRKFSSNSSFSAKEKKWDALIIGGGHNGLTAAAYLARSGLSVAVLERRHIIGGAAVTEELIPGFKFSRCSYLQSLLRPCVIKELELKRHGLKLLKRSPSSFTPRLDGRYLLLGSDKEQNYSEISKFSKSDADAYSRYESQLDKFCEFMDPLLDSSTPETLQGSSHLNTRMRHKLQNSAFWANCLRRALHLGQKDLVDLMDLLLAPASKVLNNWFEADVLKVTLATDAVIGTTASVHTPGSGYVLLHHVMGESDGDRGIWSYVEGGMGTVSSAIAAAAKEAGATILTNAEVSKLMIEDTGRVHGVLLADGTILHSSVVLSNATPFKTFMDLVPDDVLPRDFQNAIKCSDYRSATTKINLAVDRLPQFQCCNLSHPDAGPQHGGTIHIGPESIEEMHSAAQDAENGLPSQRPIIEMTIPTVFDKTICPSGKHVIGLFIQYTPYKPSDGSWENPVYRESFAQRCFSMIDEYAPGFSSSIIGYDMLTPPDLEREIGLTGGNIFHGSMGLDSLFLMRPVKGWSNYRTPIEGLYLCGSGTHPGGGVMGAPGRNAAHVVIEDFKKS